The following nucleotide sequence is from Mucilaginibacter sp. cycad4.
TGCAATATAATGCAAAATTATAATTTATTTGCGAAATATTGCAATATTGCTTTATTTTGTTGCATGAAAACGCAAGCAAAGAAAACTATCGCCATTGATATGGACGGCGTTATTGCCGATGTTGAATCGCAACTGATCAAATATTATGAACAGTTGTATGGCATTACTACAAGCCTCGAAGCTATTGATGGCTTATCCCACGCGGAGGCTTTTCCGTTGGATGCTGTAACGAAAGCTTCCCTGAACTTACCCGGGTTTTTCCGTACGCTACCGGTTATGCCAGGCGCTATTGAGGCCGTTAAAAAGCTGATGGAAGATTATGAGGTATACATTGTATCGGCAGCTACCGAATTTCCATTATCGCTATTTGAAAAGCTGGAATGGCTCCAGGAATATTTCCCGTTTATCAGCTGGCGTAATGTTGTGCTGTGTGGCGATAAAAGCATCATCCACACCGATTACATGATAGATGACCATTGTAAAAACCTTGACTATTGCAGCGGTAAGGCGATCATGTTTAACGCACATCACAACAAGCATGAACACCAGCATGTGCGGGTT
It contains:
- a CDS encoding 5'(3')-deoxyribonucleotidase codes for the protein MKTQAKKTIAIDMDGVIADVESQLIKYYEQLYGITTSLEAIDGLSHAEAFPLDAVTKASLNLPGFFRTLPVMPGAIEAVKKLMEDYEVYIVSAATEFPLSLFEKLEWLQEYFPFISWRNVVLCGDKSIIHTDYMIDDHCKNLDYCSGKAIMFNAHHNKHEHQHVRVNNWDEILNLFEKEVQEA